The Methanoculleus marisnigri JR1 genome window below encodes:
- a CDS encoding 4Fe-4S binding protein: MGIFQMTKTVLRNLAGGPATRQYPAVPARSCSLTRGHIVFDPATCRSCSLCVKRCPCEAIRLDKEAKVWEIDRMRCIACGDCVEGCPFGSLTMEQSYHPPVTEHVVERYTITYVKPERPAKKPAEESTKEEGVGESA; the protein is encoded by the coding sequence ATGGGAATTTTTCAGATGACAAAGACGGTTCTCCGGAACCTTGCAGGCGGTCCGGCCACCCGGCAGTACCCGGCGGTGCCGGCACGGAGCTGCTCCCTCACCCGGGGACACATCGTCTTCGACCCGGCCACCTGCCGCTCCTGCAGCCTCTGCGTGAAACGGTGCCCGTGCGAGGCGATCCGTCTCGACAAGGAGGCGAAGGTCTGGGAGATCGACCGCATGCGGTGCATCGCCTGCGGCGACTGCGTCGAGGGCTGCCCGTTCGGGAGCCTCACGATGGAGCAGAGTTACCACCCTCCGGTGACGGAGCACGTGGTGGAGCGCTACACCATCACCTACGTGAAACCCGAGAGGCCCGCGAAGAAACCGGCCGAAGAGAGCACAAAGGAAGAAGGCGTCGGCGAGAGCGCGTGA